A region of Pseudomonas putida DNA encodes the following proteins:
- the miaA gene encoding tRNA (adenosine(37)-N6)-dimethylallyltransferase MiaA yields MSGKPPAIFLMGPTAAGKTDLAIELTKVLPCELISVDSALVYRGMDIGTAKPSKELLAAHPHRLIDILDPAESYSAAHFCTDALQAMAEITARGKIPLLVGGTMLYYRALIDGLADMPAADATVRAELEAVARELGLAELHRQLAEVDPESAARIHPNDPQRVIRALEVYRVSGESMTAHRQRQFAESRGADAGADGHLPYTVASLAIAPTDRHILHQRIALRFSQMLEQGFIDEVRSLRARSDLHAGLPSIRAVGYRQVWDYLDGKLSENEMQERGIIATRQLAKRQFTWLRGWSDVHWLDSLACDNLSRTLKYLGSVSILS; encoded by the coding sequence ATGAGCGGCAAGCCCCCAGCAATATTCCTGATGGGCCCGACGGCGGCCGGTAAGACTGACCTTGCCATCGAGCTGACCAAGGTCCTGCCCTGTGAGCTGATCAGCGTCGATTCGGCGCTGGTCTACCGTGGCATGGACATCGGTACCGCCAAGCCTTCCAAAGAACTGTTGGCAGCGCACCCGCACCGGCTGATCGACATTCTCGACCCGGCCGAAAGCTACTCCGCGGCGCATTTTTGCACCGATGCCTTGCAGGCTATGGCTGAAATCACCGCACGCGGCAAGATCCCGCTGCTGGTCGGCGGAACCATGCTTTATTACAGGGCCTTGATCGATGGCCTGGCGGATATGCCGGCGGCAGACGCCACCGTGCGTGCCGAACTGGAAGCTGTGGCACGTGAGCTGGGCCTGGCCGAGCTGCACCGTCAGCTGGCTGAAGTGGACCCGGAGTCGGCGGCGCGCATCCATCCGAATGACCCGCAGCGGGTGATCCGCGCGCTTGAGGTTTACCGGGTGAGCGGTGAAAGCATGACGGCTCATCGCCAGCGTCAATTCGCGGAAAGTCGCGGCGCAGACGCAGGCGCTGACGGACATTTGCCCTATACTGTCGCGAGTTTGGCGATCGCTCCTACAGATCGTCACATTTTGCATCAGCGAATTGCGTTACGATTTTCGCAGATGCTGGAACAGGGCTTCATCGACGAGGTCCGATCGCTGCGAGCCAGAAGTGACTTGCACGCCGGGTTGCCGTCTATACGGGCAGTGGGGTACAGGCAAGTCTGGGACTACCTCGATGGCAAGCTAAGTGAGAATGAGATGCAAGAACGCGGTATCATTGCCACTCGCCAGCTGGCCAAGCGGCAGTTCACCTGGTTGCGCGGTTGGTCCGACGTGCACTGGCTCGATAGCCTGGCCTGCGACAATCTGTCCCGCACCTTGAAATACCTGGGAAGCGTCTCCATATTGAGCTGA
- the hflC gene encoding protease modulator HflC: MSNRSLIALIAAVVLAVVAWNCFYIVAQTERAVLLQFGRVVQADVQPGLHVKVPYVNQVRKFDARLMTLDAPTQRFLTLEKKAVMVDAYAKWRVKDAERFYTATSGLKQIADERLSRRLESGLRDQFGKRTLHEVVSGERDALMADITASLNRMANKELGIEVVDVRVKAIDLPKEVNRSVFDRMSTEREREAREHRAKGNELAEGIRADADRQRRVLLAEAYREAEETRGDGDAQAAAIYAKAYSQDADFYAFHRSLQAYRESFSSKSDVLVLDPKNEFFRYLDKSKP; encoded by the coding sequence ATGAGCAATAGATCGCTGATCGCCCTGATCGCCGCTGTGGTGCTGGCCGTGGTGGCCTGGAACTGCTTCTACATCGTGGCGCAGACCGAACGTGCCGTGCTGCTGCAATTCGGTCGTGTGGTCCAGGCGGATGTCCAGCCAGGCCTGCATGTGAAGGTTCCTTATGTGAACCAGGTGCGCAAGTTCGACGCCCGTCTGATGACCCTTGATGCTCCGACCCAGCGGTTCCTCACGCTGGAGAAGAAAGCGGTCATGGTCGACGCCTACGCCAAGTGGCGCGTCAAGGATGCCGAGCGCTTCTACACCGCCACTTCCGGCCTCAAGCAGATCGCCGACGAGCGTCTGTCGCGTCGTTTGGAAAGCGGCCTGCGTGACCAGTTCGGTAAACGTACCTTGCACGAGGTGGTATCCGGTGAGCGTGACGCGCTGATGGCTGACATCACCGCTTCGCTGAACCGCATGGCCAACAAGGAGCTGGGTATCGAGGTTGTCGACGTTCGCGTCAAGGCCATCGACCTGCCGAAGGAAGTCAACCGCAGCGTGTTCGACCGTATGAGCACCGAGCGTGAGCGTGAAGCCCGCGAGCATCGCGCCAAGGGTAACGAACTGGCCGAAGGTATCCGTGCGGATGCCGATCGTCAGCGTCGTGTACTGTTGGCCGAAGCCTATCGCGAAGCTGAAGAAACCCGCGGTGATGGTGACGCCCAGGCGGCTGCCATCTACGCCAAGGCCTACAGCCAGGACGCTGATTTCTATGCGTTCCACCGTAGCCTGCAGGCGTATCGCGAGAGCTTCTCCAGCAAGAGCGACGTGCTTGTCCTGGACCCGAAGAACGAGTTCTTCCGTTACCTGGACAAGAGCAAGCCTTGA
- the mutL gene encoding DNA mismatch repair endonuclease MutL has product MSGGSRIQLLSPRLANQIAAGEVVERPASVAKELLENSLDSGARRIDVDVEQGGVKLLRVRDDGGGISADDLPLALARHATSKIRELEDLEGVLSLGFRGEALASISSVARLTLTSRTADGSEAWQVETEGRDMTPRVQPAAHPVGTSVEVRDLFFNTPARRKFLKAEKTEFDHLQEVIRRLALARFDVAFHLRHNGKSVLSLHEAHDETARARRVGAICGPGFMEQALPIDVERNGLRLWGWVGLPTFSRSQADLQYFFVNGRAVRDKLVAHAVRQAYRDVLFNGRHPTFVLFLELEPNGVDVNVHPTKHEVRFREGRSVHDFLYGTLHRALADVRPEDQLAAPAAAAEIVRPSGQQAGEFGPQGEMRLASPVLEQPRAPQFSISNGGSGSGYQSQYSPRASQPLLAAETQAVYREFYKPLNDGAGAPSSLPESQGDIPPLGYALAQLKGIYILAENAVGLVLVDMHAAHERIMYERLKVAMASEGLSGQPLLVPESLALSQREADCAEEHAQWFQRLGFELQRLGPETLAIRQIPALLKQAEANRLVQDVLADLMEYGTSDRIQAHLNELLGTMACHGAVRANRRLAIPEMNALLRDMENTERSGQCNHGRPTWTQMGLDDLDKLFLRGR; this is encoded by the coding sequence ATGAGTGGTGGTTCGCGCATCCAGCTGCTCAGCCCGCGGCTGGCTAACCAGATTGCCGCCGGTGAGGTGGTCGAGCGCCCGGCTTCCGTGGCCAAGGAGCTGCTGGAAAACAGCCTCGACTCCGGTGCCCGGCGCATCGACGTCGACGTCGAGCAGGGCGGGGTCAAGTTGCTGCGGGTGCGCGACGATGGCGGCGGGATTTCCGCCGATGACCTGCCGCTGGCCCTGGCCCGTCACGCCACCAGCAAGATCCGCGAACTGGAAGACCTCGAAGGCGTGCTGAGCTTGGGGTTCCGGGGCGAGGCCCTGGCCTCGATCAGTTCGGTAGCGCGCCTGACCCTGACGTCGCGCACGGCCGATGGCAGCGAAGCCTGGCAGGTCGAGACCGAAGGCCGCGACATGACCCCGCGCGTGCAACCCGCCGCGCACCCGGTCGGGACCTCGGTCGAAGTGCGTGACCTGTTCTTCAACACCCCGGCTCGGCGCAAGTTCCTCAAGGCCGAGAAGACCGAATTCGATCACCTGCAGGAAGTCATCCGTCGCCTGGCCCTGGCCCGCTTCGATGTCGCCTTCCACCTGCGCCACAACGGCAAGAGCGTCCTCAGCCTGCATGAGGCCCATGATGAAACCGCGCGTGCGCGACGGGTTGGCGCCATCTGCGGCCCGGGTTTCATGGAGCAGGCGCTGCCCATCGATGTCGAGCGCAACGGCCTGCGCCTGTGGGGCTGGGTGGGTCTGCCAACCTTCTCGCGCAGCCAGGCGGACCTGCAGTACTTCTTCGTCAACGGCCGGGCGGTGCGCGACAAGCTGGTCGCCCACGCCGTGCGCCAGGCCTACCGGGACGTGCTGTTCAACGGTCGGCATCCGACTTTTGTGCTGTTCCTCGAACTTGAGCCCAACGGCGTCGACGTCAACGTGCACCCGACCAAGCACGAAGTGCGCTTCCGCGAAGGGCGTTCGGTGCACGACTTCCTTTATGGCACCTTGCACCGTGCCCTCGCCGACGTGCGCCCCGAGGACCAGTTGGCCGCGCCTGCCGCGGCTGCCGAAATCGTCCGCCCCAGTGGCCAGCAAGCCGGTGAGTTTGGCCCGCAGGGTGAGATGCGCTTGGCCTCGCCGGTGCTCGAACAGCCTCGGGCACCGCAGTTTTCGATTTCCAATGGCGGCAGTGGCTCGGGCTATCAGTCCCAATACAGCCCGCGTGCGTCCCAGCCGTTGCTGGCAGCCGAGACGCAGGCGGTCTATCGCGAGTTCTACAAGCCGCTGAACGACGGTGCCGGTGCACCCTCGTCGCTGCCCGAAAGCCAGGGTGACATTCCGCCGCTGGGCTATGCCCTGGCTCAGCTCAAAGGCATCTATATTCTGGCCGAGAATGCTGTCGGCCTGGTGCTGGTGGACATGCATGCCGCGCACGAGCGGATTATGTACGAGCGGCTCAAGGTGGCCATGGCCAGCGAAGGCCTGAGCGGTCAGCCGCTGTTGGTGCCTGAGTCGCTAGCCTTGAGCCAGCGCGAAGCCGACTGCGCCGAAGAGCACGCGCAATGGTTCCAGCGCCTGGGCTTCGAGCTGCAGCGCCTGGGCCCCGAGACCCTGGCGATCCGGCAGATCCCGGCGTTGCTCAAACAGGCCGAGGCCAACCGACTGGTGCAGGATGTACTCGCCGACCTGATGGAATACGGCACCAGCGACCGCATTCAGGCGCACCTCAACGAACTGCTCGGCACCATGGCCTGCCACGGCGCCGTGCGCGCCAACCGGCGCCTGGCCATCCCCGAGATGAACGCACTGCTGCGCGATATGGAAAACACCGAGCGCAGCGGCCAGTGCAACCATGGCCGACCGACCTGGACCCAGATGGGCCTGGACGACCTGGACAAACTTTTCCTGCGCGGTCGATGA
- a CDS encoding adenylosuccinate synthase — translation MGKNVVVLGTQWGDEGKGKIVDLLTEHAAAVVRYQGGHNAGHTLVINGEKTVLHLIPSGILREGVQCLIGNGVVVAPDALMREITKLEEKGVPVRERLRISPAAPLILSYHVALDQAREKARGEAKIGTTGRGIGPAYEDKVARRGLRVGDLFHRERFAAKLGELLDYHNFQLVNYYKEPAIDFQQTLDECMAYAEQLKPMMLDVTAELHNLRRAGKDIMFEGAQGSLLDIDHGTYPYVTSSNTTAGGISTGSGVGPMYLDYILGITKAYTTRVGSGPFPTELFDETGATLAKRGHEFGSTTGRARRCGWFDAVILRRAIDVNSISGICLTKLDVLDGLETINICVGYKNENGAVIDAPSDADSYIGLEPVYEEMPGWSESTLGAKTLEELPEAARAYIKRIEELTGAPIDIISTGPDRNETIVLRHPFA, via the coding sequence ATGGGTAAGAATGTCGTCGTCCTGGGCACCCAATGGGGTGATGAGGGCAAAGGCAAGATCGTCGATCTGCTGACCGAACATGCTGCCGCCGTAGTGCGCTACCAGGGTGGCCACAACGCGGGCCACACCCTGGTGATCAACGGTGAAAAAACCGTTCTGCACCTGATTCCGTCCGGCATCCTGCGTGAAGGCGTTCAGTGCCTGATCGGCAACGGCGTGGTCGTTGCTCCAGATGCCCTGATGCGTGAAATCACCAAGCTGGAAGAGAAGGGTGTACCGGTGCGCGAGCGCCTGCGTATCAGCCCTGCTGCTCCGCTGATTCTGTCGTACCACGTGGCCCTGGACCAGGCCCGCGAAAAAGCCCGTGGCGAAGCCAAAATCGGCACCACCGGCCGTGGCATTGGCCCAGCGTACGAAGACAAGGTCGCACGCCGTGGCCTGCGCGTTGGCGATCTGTTCCACCGTGAGCGTTTCGCCGCCAAGCTCGGTGAGCTGCTGGACTACCACAACTTCCAGCTGGTGAACTATTACAAAGAGCCGGCCATCGACTTCCAGCAGACCCTGGACGAGTGCATGGCCTACGCCGAGCAGCTCAAGCCGATGATGCTCGACGTCACCGCCGAACTGCACAACCTGCGTCGCGCCGGCAAGGACATCATGTTCGAAGGTGCCCAGGGCTCGTTGCTGGACATCGACCACGGTACCTACCCGTACGTCACCAGCTCCAACACCACTGCTGGCGGTATCTCCACCGGTTCCGGCGTTGGCCCGATGTACCTGGACTACATCCTCGGTATCACCAAGGCCTACACCACGCGCGTCGGCTCCGGTCCGTTCCCGACCGAACTGTTCGACGAGACTGGCGCCACCCTGGCCAAGCGCGGCCATGAGTTCGGTTCGACCACCGGCCGTGCCCGTCGTTGCGGCTGGTTCGATGCCGTCATCCTGCGTCGCGCCATCGACGTCAACAGCATCTCGGGCATCTGCCTGACCAAGCTGGACGTACTGGACGGCCTGGAAACCATCAACATCTGCGTTGGCTACAAGAACGAGAACGGTGCTGTCATTGACGCACCTTCCGATGCCGACAGCTACATCGGCCTGGAGCCGGTGTACGAAGAGATGCCAGGCTGGAGCGAGTCGACCCTGGGTGCCAAGACCCTGGAAGAGCTGCCAGAAGCTGCTCGCGCTTACATCAAGCGCATCGAGGAGCTGACCGGCGCGCCGATCGACATCATCTCCACCGGCCCGGACCGCAACGAGACCATCGTGCTGCGTCATCCGTTCGCCTGA
- the hflK gene encoding FtsH protease activity modulator HflK, which produces MAWNEPGGNSNNQDPWGGRRGGGGGGGDKKGPPDLDEAFRKLQDSLNGMFGSGKKRGGGDRSVGKGGGYGLLGIGLAVLAAIWLYSAVYVVDEQEQAVVLRFGKYYETVGPGLNIYFPPIDRKYLENVTRERAYTKQGQMLTEDENIVEVPLTVQYKITNLQDFVLNVDQPEVSLQHATDSALRHVVGSTSMDQVLTEGREQMAVDIRERLQRFLDNYRTGITVTQVNVQSAAAPREVQEAFDDVIRAREDEQRARNQAESYANGVVPEARGQAQRIIEDANGYRDEVIARAKGEADRFTKLVTEYHKAPDVTRQRLYLETMQEVYSNSSKVMVATKDGQNNLLYLPLDKMVEGSRNTSAPTSSVSASVNDAAARAAQDLQQQQQPLRTRESR; this is translated from the coding sequence ATGGCTTGGAACGAGCCGGGTGGCAACTCGAACAATCAGGATCCCTGGGGCGGCCGCCGTGGTGGCGGTGGCGGCGGTGGTGACAAGAAAGGTCCGCCGGATCTGGACGAGGCCTTCCGCAAACTGCAGGACAGCCTGAACGGCATGTTCGGCAGCGGCAAGAAACGTGGCGGCGGTGACCGCAGTGTCGGCAAGGGTGGCGGCTACGGCCTGCTGGGCATTGGCCTGGCGGTGCTGGCTGCAATCTGGCTGTACAGTGCCGTGTACGTGGTCGACGAGCAGGAGCAGGCCGTGGTGCTGCGCTTCGGCAAGTACTACGAGACGGTAGGTCCCGGCCTGAACATCTACTTCCCGCCGATTGATCGCAAGTACCTGGAAAACGTCACGCGTGAGCGTGCCTACACCAAGCAGGGGCAGATGCTGACCGAAGACGAGAACATCGTCGAGGTGCCGCTGACCGTCCAGTACAAGATCACCAACCTGCAGGACTTCGTGCTCAACGTCGACCAGCCCGAGGTGAGCCTGCAGCATGCGACCGACAGCGCCCTGCGCCACGTGGTGGGTTCCACCTCGATGGACCAGGTGCTGACCGAAGGCCGTGAGCAGATGGCCGTGGATATCCGCGAGCGCCTGCAGCGTTTCCTCGACAACTACCGTACCGGTATCACCGTCACCCAGGTCAACGTACAGAGCGCGGCAGCCCCGCGTGAAGTGCAGGAAGCCTTCGACGACGTGATCCGCGCCCGTGAAGATGAGCAACGTGCCCGCAACCAGGCCGAGTCCTACGCCAATGGCGTGGTGCCGGAAGCCCGTGGTCAGGCCCAGCGCATCATCGAGGACGCCAACGGTTACCGCGACGAAGTGATTGCCCGCGCCAAGGGTGAGGCGGATCGCTTCACCAAGCTGGTTACCGAGTATCACAAGGCACCTGACGTCACCCGTCAGCGTCTGTACCTGGAAACCATGCAAGAGGTTTACAGCAACTCGAGCAAGGTCATGGTGGCAACCAAGGACGGGCAGAACAACCTGCTCTACCTGCCGCTGGACAAGATGGTCGAAGGCAGCCGCAACACGTCCGCACCGACCAGCAGCGTGTCTGCGTCGGTCAACGATGCGGCCGCGCGTGCGGCGCAGGACCTGCAACAGCAACAACAGCCGCTGCGCACTAGGGAGAGCCGCTGA
- a CDS encoding ATP phosphoribosyltransferase regulatory subunit, with translation MATVDRWLLPDGIEEVLPPEAARIEIARRQVLDLFQSWGYELVVTPHIEYLESLLTGAGQDLDQRTFKVVDPQSGRLMGFRADFTPQVARIDAHTLRREGPSRLCYAGSVLHAQPRALSTSRSPIQLGAELYGDASPTSDVEVISLMLATLQLTDVADVHMDLGHVGIYRGLARAAGLSGAVEQQLFDALQRKSVDEVQALTADLPKDLGNMLRALVELCGGREVLAEARVRLGRAPASVLAALDDLLAIADRLASRYPDLPLYFDLGELRGYNYHTGVVFAVFVPGEGQSIAQGGRYDDIGADFGRARPATGFSTDLKTLVTLGRAEVVLPTGGIWMPDSGDAALWQQVCQLRNEGQRVVQALPGQPLSAALEADCDRQLIQQDGRWQVLPLTH, from the coding sequence ATGGCAACGGTAGACCGCTGGCTGCTGCCAGATGGCATCGAGGAAGTACTGCCACCTGAGGCTGCGCGTATCGAGATCGCGCGTCGCCAGGTGTTGGACCTGTTCCAGAGTTGGGGCTACGAACTGGTCGTCACCCCGCATATCGAGTACCTGGAGTCGCTGTTGACCGGCGCCGGCCAGGACCTGGATCAGCGCACCTTCAAGGTGGTCGACCCGCAGTCCGGTCGCCTGATGGGCTTTCGCGCCGACTTCACCCCGCAGGTGGCGCGCATCGACGCCCACACCCTGCGCCGTGAAGGCCCGAGCCGCCTGTGCTATGCCGGCAGCGTGCTGCATGCCCAGCCGCGTGCCCTGTCCACCTCGCGCAGCCCGATTCAGCTGGGTGCCGAGCTGTACGGCGACGCCAGCCCCACCAGCGATGTCGAAGTCATCAGCCTGATGCTCGCCACGCTGCAACTGACCGACGTGGCGGACGTGCACATGGACCTCGGCCATGTCGGCATCTACCGTGGCCTGGCGCGTGCCGCTGGCCTGTCGGGCGCGGTCGAGCAACAGCTGTTCGACGCCCTGCAGCGCAAGTCGGTCGATGAAGTGCAGGCACTGACCGCCGACTTGCCGAAGGACTTGGGCAACATGCTGCGCGCCCTGGTCGAGCTGTGCGGTGGCCGTGAAGTGCTGGCCGAAGCCCGCGTGCGCCTGGGCCGTGCCCCGGCCAGCGTACTGGCGGCGCTGGACGACCTGCTGGCGATCGCCGATCGCCTGGCGTCGCGCTACCCGGACCTGCCGCTGTATTTCGACCTGGGCGAGCTGCGCGGTTACAACTACCACACCGGTGTGGTGTTCGCCGTGTTCGTGCCGGGCGAAGGTCAATCGATCGCCCAGGGCGGGCGCTATGACGACATCGGCGCCGATTTTGGCCGGGCACGCCCGGCCACCGGATTCTCCACGGATTTGAAGACCCTGGTCACACTGGGGCGAGCGGAGGTCGTATTGCCAACTGGCGGCATCTGGATGCCCGACAGTGGCGACGCGGCCCTCTGGCAGCAGGTCTGCCAGTTGCGCAACGAGGGCCAGCGTGTGGTTCAGGCTCTGCCTGGCCAGCCGTTGAGTGCTGCTCTCGAGGCGGATTGTGATCGGCAATTGATTCAGCAAGACGGGCGCTGGCAGGTACTGCCGCTGACCCATTGA
- the hflX gene encoding ribosome rescue GTPase HflX has product MFFERHGGGERALLVHLEGQNPEAREDPQEFQELALSAGADIVSLVTVSRHQPTAKYLIGSGKVEELRDLVNADEVDLVIFNHTLTPSQERNLERVFECRVLDRTGLILDIFAQRARTHEGKLQVELAQLEHMSTRLVRGWTHLERQKGGIGLRGPGETQLETDRRLLRVRLRQIKARLEKVRSQREQARRGRRRADIPSVSLVGYTNAGKSTLFNALTQSDVYAADQLFATLDPTLRRLELDDLGPIVLADTVGFIRHLPHKLVEAFRATLEESSNSDLLLHVIDAHEPDRMEQIEQVLAVLGEIGAEGLPILEVYNKLDLLEDVEPQIQRDADGKPERVWVSARDGRGLELVGQAIAELLGDDLFVGTLCLEQRFARLRAQFFALGAVQSEEHDEEGRSLLSVRLPRVELNRLVSREGMEPQVFVEQHTLQ; this is encoded by the coding sequence TTGTTCTTTGAGCGCCACGGTGGTGGTGAACGGGCGCTGCTCGTTCACTTGGAAGGTCAGAACCCTGAGGCGCGCGAAGACCCGCAGGAGTTTCAGGAGTTGGCTTTGTCGGCCGGGGCGGACATCGTCTCGCTGGTGACCGTGTCACGGCATCAGCCTACGGCCAAATACCTGATTGGCAGCGGCAAGGTCGAAGAACTGCGCGACCTGGTCAACGCCGATGAGGTAGACCTGGTGATATTCAATCACACCCTCACGCCTAGCCAGGAACGCAACCTCGAACGTGTCTTCGAGTGTCGCGTGCTTGATCGCACCGGCCTGATTCTCGATATTTTCGCCCAGCGGGCGCGTACCCATGAAGGCAAGCTGCAGGTCGAACTGGCCCAGCTCGAGCACATGAGCACGCGGCTGGTACGCGGCTGGACCCACCTTGAGCGGCAAAAAGGCGGTATCGGCCTGCGCGGCCCGGGGGAAACCCAGCTTGAAACCGACCGCCGTCTGCTGCGGGTGCGCCTGCGTCAGATCAAGGCACGCCTGGAGAAGGTGCGCAGCCAGCGCGAGCAGGCCCGTCGCGGCCGACGCCGCGCCGATATCCCGTCGGTTTCGCTGGTGGGTTACACCAACGCCGGCAAGTCCACCCTGTTCAACGCCCTGACCCAATCCGATGTCTACGCCGCCGACCAGCTCTTCGCCACCCTCGACCCGACCCTGCGCCGGCTCGAACTGGACGACCTTGGGCCGATCGTGCTGGCCGACACCGTCGGTTTCATTCGCCACCTGCCGCACAAGCTGGTCGAGGCTTTTCGGGCTACGCTCGAAGAGTCGAGCAACTCCGACCTGCTGCTGCATGTGATCGATGCGCATGAGCCGGACCGCATGGAGCAGATCGAACAGGTTCTGGCGGTATTGGGCGAGATCGGTGCCGAAGGCTTGCCGATCCTCGAGGTCTATAACAAACTCGACCTGCTTGAAGATGTCGAGCCGCAGATCCAGCGCGATGCCGATGGCAAGCCGGAGCGGGTCTGGGTATCGGCACGAGATGGACGTGGCCTGGAGCTGGTTGGCCAGGCGATTGCCGAGTTGCTGGGGGATGATCTGTTTGTCGGCACCCTGTGCCTGGAGCAGCGTTTTGCCCGCTTGCGCGCGCAATTCTTTGCCTTGGGTGCCGTGCAGAGTGAAGAGCATGATGAAGAAGGGCGCAGCCTGCTGAGCGTGCGACTGCCCAGGGTCGAGTTGAATCGTCTGGTCAGTCGCGAAGGCATGGAGCCGCAAGTGTTTGTCGAGCAACACACTTTGCAATAA
- a CDS encoding IS3 family transposase (programmed frameshift), producing the protein MGKYTEQFKLTAIAAYLDGSNGFRKVARHFGLDFSLLRRWVASHQAGSSEEFKRQVLKYMHEHRLSLRQTAAHFDLGQSSQIGIWQRQYYSGRPAAPTAAKLRKPRPVPKKIKPAKPTDTDDAQKPREQLMAELEFLRMENAVLKELGYAGGEGANTDEKVLIVCKLKHRFPFPDLLRLVRLARSTFYYQVKSQQQPDKHAALKEQIQRIYYEQKKRYGYRRVALAIRNSGTLVNKKVVERLMAELGLKSVVRPKKYRSYRGVVGKLAANLLERNFVAQRPNQKWVTDVTEFKVAEQKLYLSPVMDLYNAEIVAYETASRPCYSLVGNMLDKALDGLGEKPKLVIHSDQGWHYQQPQYRHKLYQRGVKQSMSRKGNCLDNAAMESFFGTLKSEFFHLKRFETVEELKAGLDEYIHYYNHDRIKLRLKGLSPVDYRAQAAS; encoded by the exons ATGGGCAAGTACACCGAGCAGTTCAAGCTCACCGCGATTGCAGCCTACCTTGATGGCAGCAATGGCTTCCGAAAAGTGGCTCGCCACTTTGGCCTTGATTTCAGCCTGCTGCGACGGTGGGTTGCCAGTCATCAGGCCGGCTCCAGCGAAGAGTTCAAGCGCCAGGTGCTGAAGTACATGCATGAACACCGGCTCTCTTTGCGCCAAACTGCGGCACACTTTGATCTCGGACAGTCTTCTCAGATAGGCATTTGGCAGCGGCAGTACTACAGTGGTAGGCCCGCAGCGCCTACTGCCGCCAAACTAAGAAAGCCGAGACCCGTGCCAAAGAAGATTAAGCCAGCCAAGCCCACCGATACCGACGACGCGCAAAAGCCCCGAGAGCAGCTGATGGCTGAGCTCGAGTTTCTGCGTATGGAGAACGCTGTCCTAAAGGAGTTA GGCTATGCGGGAGGAGAAGGAGCGAATACAGACGAAAAAGTCCTGATCGTCTGCAAACTCAAGCACAGATTCCCTTTTCCTGACCTTTTGCGGTTGGTCAGATTGGCGCGCAGCACCTTCTACTACCAGGTCAAAAGCCAGCAGCAGCCGGACAAGCATGCTGCGCTCAAAGAGCAGATACAGCGTATCTATTACGAGCAGAAAAAGCGCTACGGCTATCGACGCGTGGCGCTCGCGATCAGAAATAGCGGGACCTTGGTCAACAAGAAGGTCGTTGAGCGACTGATGGCTGAACTCGGTCTGAAATCGGTCGTGCGCCCCAAGAAATACCGCTCCTACCGGGGCGTTGTCGGCAAACTGGCAGCGAACCTCTTGGAGCGCAACTTCGTCGCCCAACGGCCCAACCAAAAATGGGTGACCGACGTAACCGAGTTCAAGGTCGCCGAGCAGAAGCTCTATCTCTCACCCGTGATGGACCTGTACAACGCTGAGATCGTGGCTTACGAAACGGCCAGCCGGCCATGCTACAGCCTGGTTGGGAACATGCTGGACAAGGCGCTTGATGGCCTGGGCGAGAAGCCAAAACTGGTGATCCACTCAGACCAAGGGTGGCACTACCAACAGCCTCAATATCGCCACAAGCTCTACCAGCGCGGCGTAAAGCAGAGCATGTCGCGCAAAGGTAATTGCCTGGACAATGCAGCTATGGAAAGCTTCTTCGGCACACTCAAGTCTGAGTTTTTCCACCTGAAGCGATTTGAAACCGTCGAAGAACTGAAAGCAGGTCTGGATGAGTACATTCACTACTACAACCATGACCGCATCAAGCTAAGACTCAAAGGCCTGAGCCCTGTCGATTACAGGGCCCAGGCGGCTAGCTAA
- the hfq gene encoding RNA chaperone Hfq, with product MSKGHSLQDPYLNTLRKEKVPVSIYLVNGIKLQGSIESFDQFVVLLKNTVSQMVYKHAISTVVPARPVRLPSPSDSEHGDSEPGNA from the coding sequence ATGTCAAAAGGGCATTCGCTACAAGACCCTTACTTGAACACTTTGAGAAAAGAAAAGGTTCCGGTTTCCATCTACCTGGTTAACGGGATCAAGCTGCAGGGCTCGATCGAATCCTTTGACCAGTTCGTTGTGCTGCTGAAGAACACCGTCAGCCAGATGGTGTACAAGCACGCCATTTCGACCGTGGTTCCTGCGCGTCCGGTTCGCCTGCCAAGCCCGTCCGATTCCGAACACGGTGATAGCGAGCCAGGCAACGCCTGA